Part of the Zea mays cultivar B73 chromosome 4, Zm-B73-REFERENCE-NAM-5.0, whole genome shotgun sequence genome is shown below.
GGCTTGGCCGCCAGCACAGATCAGTCCTCAGCATCGTCAACGTCAAGCCCTCGTTCCACCGCCGACAGCGTCTGGAGCAGCGCCCAACGACGCGGATCCTCCTGCAAAAGCGCGACAGCGCTGCCCCCCAAGCCCGGCCGAGCTGACTCCGCTGTGCGATGGGACGCGCACAAGAAGACGGCAATCCcagcttcgtcgtcgtcgtcgtcgtcttcaggcACGTCTTCCCACGTAAGCAGCGGCAAGTGGACGATGAGCCGCGCGTCGTCGTCTGCAGAGCGCTGGGACGTGCACAAGAAATATCGCCCGCCGCAGGCCGCCGTGGCGCTGGACGACGGCGAGAGCAGTACTGCTTCCAGCAACGACATTGACACGGATAAGGAGGAGATTGTATGGAAGCCACGGGCCATCTACGCTGAACCGTGCTTCATCTCCGCCGCGCCAGCACCCAGCATGCTTCCCATGCCGACAGCGTTCTTGCTTCGCGTTGCATAGCGCTGCACTGCTGCACCTAGTCCATGGATCGGCTCAGAACTCAAGGTCGCTGGTTtctttagctaccgaagcaagtgcgaTTTTGTACACGTAGGGGCTACTGCGACTACTGTTTATGGATCATGCACAAGTACTTTACGCGGCTTATGGTTAAATGTTTTCTATATGTTTTAGGGGCTGTTTGGTTCGTGACTAAATATGCCACACTTtatctaaggttagtcgttcgaattgaagaactaaccttaggcagaaaagttaggcaaagtgtggcaagttaggcatcaaaccaaacagacccttagtttGTCATAAATGGTTTCATCTGAATTCGGTGCATACGAATTGGTCGAATTTTCTTTTCTTTGCTAGCCCatttaaaaaataataatatatatatatatttggatAAAGATAAGATTTATATGAAAATACGAGAGAAAAATAAGATATATACCTCTGAATTTTAGATTTTGTATATGCGATTATTTTGGTACTTAAAAATATATACATTTACTTCATCGGTCCTATATATtaggtactccctccgtttctttttagttgtcgctggatagttcaattttgcactatccagcgacaactaaaatgaAGCGGAGGGAGTAACATTTTAGAATTCCTCATAGAAAGCCAACGTTTGAGCTAAATTAGAAAAGACCGCTCAAGGTGGGAGATGCTCGAGGGGATGCCTTAGCTTTTATAGGTGGCCCGGCTACCACCCCTCGTAAGTTTAGTCTTTTTCTCTATCAGTGCATTTATTTGGGGTAATTTGGGTATCCTTAATTATCGCCCCCGACAATATGTTTTTTGTAGTTTTCGAAAAAATCAAGCTTCTCGTTTCTGTGATTGTGTACCGTTGCAATGCATGGGCATatattgttagaaatatgccctagagataatcatagagatgagcatatttctttgtatccatgatatatatattgcttaattgaatatccatggaaggcaccttgtattgattagcaattatgtgaattgtttgtgagattctttacttatatggttattctaaatgatgtccctagtcagagtcgatgactagcacatgtattagttgatgactacatttcacaagtcatgaacatggagatgttaaactaataatgtgggcgcatgtatgacatgaggctggaccgacccaacgtgagatattgtaataaagttctcttcttgcaacatgaatactgtatccttagacctgagattgtcgcatgttctcaagatgtgaattgacttacttagggactatcaaacgctatcccgtaactgggtagttataaaggtagttttgggtttgtcaggaagcatgctatgaggcatggtcagtcaagatggaatttgtccctctctttgtgagagagatatctctgggcccctcgagtgattggattaagaaatgcatggccgtgctagggttaagagttaaccattgaaaggattccaattcacagtatcgagaaagagaggtcagcttagagccagaccaaatatcgtgagacaaagggaacagcatgtacttaatgtcgcaatggttcgtctgatatgatctttacgtacacataggagttgacatgtcttgctagaggccgctgtcaattattgggccaagtaagagtactcgggctatgtctatttgtacgtgaacctatagggtcacacacttaaggggaaggaagcctaattcggattagatccgaaattagactgggctttagggttaatgatgggcctcggcgtcagaagcccaccataacgcctatataatgaggggcgggggcgcggttaaggataaccctaattcgccaccagcaaactgacagccgccgcccacctctcgccctcgccaagccgccgtcgcgaacctagcagttcggtacgcggcgcttcctccctgtacgtgtggatacctcggaggtgctacatctggagcacttggacgaaccgcgcGAGGacttgaaggacgccggcgactgcacggcactgctcgacgcgttcgtctacatcgagacggcttccgctgctctgcgcgtctagtggtaattccatgacctataaccgcagtagttcttggtattatggggatgaaaatttttgttttgcgctagcgtagcctccccgtaatcctacatatATCTAGTACTGAgctagggtcgggcgagacggagtccCCGAAGACTCGCCCACCCGGCTTGTTGTATTTAGGCGTCCCATCAGAGGGTGCCACGCGACGTGCACACACTGTTTGGCATAGGTGTAATCATACCGCTACGTTTAGACGTGATTGCTATCTTATCCACCACTATGCTCTGCTGCCACGACACGGTTTGGCACACGCATTAAATGCCCATGTTCCCTACCTGTTTCCAAGCGCCCTTGTCTTATCTGCACGAGACCAGCTTGGGCGAGACGGACTGGGCTGAGGCGACCTCGGGCGAGACATAATGAGTGGTGTTGttctcgggcgaggcgaagagccGCTCGAGGGGATGCCTCGGCTTTTATAGGTGGCTCGGCTGCCACCCCTCGGGAGTTTAGTCTTTTTCTCTATGAGTGCGTTTGTTAGGTGGTAATTTAGGTATCCCTAATTATCACCCCTCGACAATATGTTTTTTTGTAGTTTTCGAAAAAATCTAGGTTCTCGTTTCCGTGATTTTGTGTTGTTGCAATGCATGAGCACATACCTAGTACTCTATAAAAATCTAACTTCTCGTTTATGTGATTGTGTGCCGTTGCAACGCATGTGCATATACCTAGTACTCTATAAGCTGTGGAGCTACTCTTGGACGATTTTTTGACGTTCAATTTGGGTCTACAGCTTGTCTTTATCGAGTTAGATACCAAATTATCTATATTTGAAACATG
Proteins encoded:
- the LOC103654361 gene encoding endochitinase A, encoding MAIPVARVHLAVAHAALPALVPTPPKCEMLPLLPTPCVAVVLPKPLAKPSRADSDERWDARKTMTGLAASTDQSSTSSSPRSTAGSVWSSARRRGSASRKIATTPPKPGRADSDERWDVRKTMTGLAASTDQSSASSTSSPRSTADSVWSSAQRRGSSCKSATALPPKPGRADSAVRWDAHKKTAIPASSSSSSSSGTSSHVSSGKWTMSRASSSAERWDVHKKYRPPQAAVALDDGESSTASSNDIDTDKEEIVWKPRAIYAEPCFISAAPAPSMLPMPTAFLLRVA